A single window of Nicotiana sylvestris chromosome 5, ASM39365v2, whole genome shotgun sequence DNA harbors:
- the LOC104230811 gene encoding uncharacterized protein translates to MASSKNEESGAQDAAERIKVAALSAAKGLSRAQAERAAAAAARNVNAYGQKEEGPSRWQERKEAKRQMYLMSTEKQVRLGERKDLKASGSTLSAASQCQKCFQPGHWTYECKNERVYISRPSRTQQLKNPKLRMKVSISYDLENPDIEKERKSEKSVKKSKRKHKSDTESGSDSEASVFESDSEASSVTRSDDSSGESESSYSSSTDSEEERRRKRKKKKKQQKKRRHRKYSSTSESSDSYSDSGSDSEERTSRKKSSRRHTRKR, encoded by the coding sequence ATGGCATCCTCTAAGAATGAGGAAAGTGGTGCTCAGGATGCAGCAGAAAGGATTAAGGTTGCAGCCTTGTCAGCTGCAAAGGGTTTGAGTCGTGCTCAGGCTGAGCGTGCCGCCGCCGCTGCTGCTAGAAATGTCAATGCATATGGCCAGAAGGAAGAAGGACCCAGTCGATGGcaggaaagaaaagaagcaaagagGCAGATGTATTTGATGAGTACTGAGAAACAGGTGAGATTGGGTGAAAGGAAAGACCTCAAGGCTTCAGGTTCTACCCTTTCTGCAGCTTCTCAATGTCAGAAATGTTTCCAGCCAGGGCACTGGACTTATGAGTGCAAGAATGAGAGGGTTTACATATCACGACCGTCTCGTACACAGCAGCTGAAAAATCCAAAACTGAGAATGAAAGTATCAATATCGTATGATCTAGAAAACCCAGATATTGAGAAGGAGAGGAAGAGTGAAAAATCTGTGAAGAAGAGTAAGAGGAAGCATAAGTCGGATACAGAGTCCGGGAGTGATAGTGAGGCTTCAGTGTTTGAATCTGACAGTGAGGCGTCATCAGTGACAAGGTCTGATGATTCTTCTGGGGAAAGTGAATCAAGTTATAGTTCTTCAACTGATTCAGAGGAAGagaggaggaggaagaggaagaagaagaagaagcagcagaaGAAGAGAAGACACCGGAAATACAGCTCAACCTCTGAGTCTTCTGATTCATATTCAGATTCTGGGTCTGATTCTGAAGAGCGAACTAGCCGTAAGAAGAGCAGCAGGAGGCATACCAGAAAGCGGTGA